CCTGCCTTGAACTTCCAAGATGTGAGCCCCTGTGCAAGTAgattttcctttctgaaattctcaatttcctcttctgtaaaataataataatgacagctATTTCATGAGATATTTATGGGATTCAACGAGAAAATATGTCAACATTTTGTGCTGTATCTGGAAAATAAAGGTACCTAGTAAATGTCACTTTTCCCTTTACCATCTACTTAACCTAAAAGGTGTTGCCTCTAGCCCTTTTGTCCTCAGTCCAGGATCTTCTTCCTTGTGATTGAACAATTTAGGCCCCCCtctccatccttccccaaccTCTCTTCTCTGTAATAAGGGCATTATCCTCATGTATTTCCCAAGATAGTACATTGGGATGCTCACCAGGAAAGAGAGTTGCTCACCTTTGACGACAAACTTCACAGTGTCACTGTGCTGCTCAGAGCCTACCCGACCCTTGGCAGTACAGAAATAGGAGCCCGAATCGGTCACCACTGCTGGCTTGAAGAGCAATGTACCCAAGGCTCCTATCTTGATGGGTGCTTCATTTTTAGTCTGTTTCTTGTACCAAGCATAACTGATGGGAGGAGAACCCTGAGCCTGGCATTGAAGACTAATCCTCATTCCCTGGGGTACTGTGAATCCGTAGCCACTGCCAGTTGTCACCGTGGGCTTGGAAACAGAGACTGCAAAGGGAAGACAAGAAAAGAGGCGCTGGGAAGTTATAATATGGGAACACAAGTCTGAGTCATCCCTGCTGGGTCTAGGGGTATGGATTATCTGCAAAGGGAACTAAATGGGACTCctgatttcagaaggaaaaagagaatagtATAATTTAAATAGAAAGAGCTTCTTTTGGAagattaggtcccattttgtATTATCTAGGGTTTTATATTATCTggagttaaaaaaatcaaatgactaaaacaaaatacagatttttttggtTCAAGTGGAGTTTTTTGATTATGTGAAGTTTTGGATTGCCAGGGTCAGATCTTTGTAAAATTGTTAAGCTAGCAAGGTTTATCTGGGCTAATCCATGCATCCCTTTTCCCAGAGCTTCTCTGCCAGCATCTATCCAGTCTCTAATATCCTAATCAGATATGctaatttttatgcattttaagaTTCAGAGCCCAATGAAGCAATAAAGCTATGGATGTTGGAATTTCTGGGACATGTGAAGGGGTAGAGATTTGAAGGCCAGAAAGCCTTTCCAACCTTTATTAAATTCTGCCACGGAAGTGATTACCCTGAGGATACTCTGCCTATCCACTTCCTCTGATTAGCACATACAACTAAAGAGAGACTATATACAGGTAAACAAAGTTCTTTGTGTTTCTCAGAGTTTTCTAGGATTAACACACACAGTGACTCACGTTTCTGGACATGGAGTTCAATGATCTTATCTCTCACGACTTGGTTGCCATCAGGGGTCTGCCAAGTGACTTCACAAGTATAGTGGCTCTGGTCATCCATTTCCAAGGTATTCAGTTGGAGTGAAACATctcctggaacctcatggtttaCATGCAGGCGGCCCCGATACTTTGCCTGCTGgatatggtctccagaggagtcTCGTAGAAAGACGGTGACTGGGTCTGAGCCATGTTGTACCAACCACTTTACCAAGACTTGTGTATAGCCTTGCAGAGGACCATAGGTGCAGGGAATATTTACATCCCCTTTCCAAGGTCCTGTCACACTCTTAGGCACTTCCAGGATTGGATGGCCTGaagagggggaagagagaaaggaagcagacACAGATGACACACCCACCTGGGATCTGGAATGGCCATGGTAGAGTCTAGTGGCTTCTGCAAAACATGCACTTAACTTATACTTTCAGATTACTCACGACATTTTGTTGTCTCCAGCCTTCATGTCAATCAGAACCAGTTCTCAGAAGGAAAGCCCTTAATGTTGTTTAGCTCTTTTGAGTTTCAAGTTCTTTTCCCATCATTGCCTTGCTTAAGATGATCCTGGGTGAGTCACCTTTCACCATGAATGGCCCATTTTCTCCATATATAATGTAGAGAATCTGAATGGAAAGATCTCTAAGAATTCCACAAACTTTAAGCCCAAGAAAAtaatctttcaatattttccaaaagaagaGTGGGGGCAAATACTGAGCAGCTTGGTCTGGgctattttattgtatgtaactATCTATCTGGAGGAATGTGATTGCTTCAAGGTCCAGAAAGAAAGGGTTATCTGCCCTGATTATTTCCCATTGCTCCCTCAGAATGGCTCAGTGATCAAATCCTTAGACTAAGGTTTTTCTctggaggggaagaaggaaggcaaaggACAATTCAGATGGTGGAAACTTGTGTGAGATGCATTCCTGTTTAACAAAATTTATTAATGAGTGATTAGTATTAAACCTGTAATTTGTAACCTgacttatttttctgatttcactcctttctttttttatttcccttttaataTCTCTGAGTTATCAGCAAAGATATATTGGAAAATTTCATCCTAATGGGGAATGGAGAAGAAAATTTCTTGGAAGGGAAAGATTCTAAGTATAATCCTAAAGATGACTGTGGTAGGGATGGTGGTAGGACTAAAGATGATTGCTTCTTGGATTGCTGAGGAgggaaacaaaggggaaaaagttGGGGATGTTGAGAGCTATCACCTTCCATCAGCAATTTCCATCCATAACTTCGTATTTTGAGGAAATTGTGTTTTACGTATCTGGGGTCAGGAGTAAGTGATTTTATTtagatatgtatttatatctATCATAGGAGAGGTAGTTTCAAAGTGTGAGCTATTACTTAGTAAAAGCTTTTAAAGTAGCCCAGGATTCCCAGTCTCAGTCAAACAAatggaaggtggggtgggggtatgtTTAAAAACCCTGAAACTCCCAGAATGTATTGCCAAGTACCAGGGCTTCTATCAATGGAACACTAAAGTTTAGTCTTTGGCCTTTGCACTCACCAGGGAGTCTAGTACATAAGCAGCATATTTTGGACAAGATAAAAGcattgaataaaaaagaataaataaacatgagTCCATGTTGCTAGATCCAGCAATACTCTTTGGGGAATTTCAGACTGTGCAGGGAGAAAGATTCAGATCCACAAATGGGAGCACGATATAGGTGGATTTTGGTGTGCTCTAAAAATGATGTTTTGTAGTTAATCAGCGCTATGATGGACTGAATGGTCTAGGGCAAGTTCTTAGCTTTGTTTAGgtcttagcatttttttcttattttattttatctccacaatacatctttttttcctactgtgcagcatggtgacccagttacacatacatgtatacattctttttttctcacattatcatgtatGATtaagcaggataatgtgagaaaaaaagaatgtatacatgaaagcattatttttaaagatctcttCCAATCTTAGATGGTTCAGTGCTAATAGACTTAATGGAagcagaaattaaataattacatttctAGATGGTGGTGAGCTTTCACTAGGTGGTGAATTTCACTGCTATTGATAGTCCCTGTTTCTGTATGCATGCAAATATATCTTATTATTACCATAGACCCACATTTTTTTGTCACTTGCAAGCACAATATACCAGACTTAAGCTCCATGAAAACTATCTGGCCCTTTCAGTTTAATGTCTTCTTGTCCACTAATCTTTATGTAGCCTTCCCaaatctctcccttctcctcctctgaaAAGTATTCtcactcccttccctttctcccttccggGGTGACAGAAGAAAAACTCTGCTATGAGGACAGCTCAGCAGCTAAAAATGCCTGTCCCTGCATATGTATGTCTTCCCTTTGACCTAGGGGGAACTGAAAGGCTTGTCTTGCATTACTCTCTCTCTGGGAGCTTTTGGGAATTCTCACATAATACACTCTGGTCTGTCAAAAACATGGACAGCCAGTCCCAATTTCTCAGCCTTAAAAGTCACATCTAGAAGTAGTTCAGGCTTGACTCTTCCATCCCAGAATAGGAGAGTGGGAAATAGTAACCGGGCATCCAAGAATGTCATATTTTCcgcttttactttgtttttccccttttcctttcttcctccttccttcctttcatccatTCTTCCATCTTCCCACCACTactactcctttttatttttgttcttctatCCTTTTATTCCTCCTATTTCACCAGTagcatgaagagagagagagtgtgtggtGGCACGGGGTATCACAAAAAATAGGACAATGTACAGTTCCTCATGTATTCTGACCTCAAAAATGAATGTtaatgaaggtaaaaaaaaaaataataccatagGTTTGCACCTTCCAAATCTTTCTCTGATGCACAGAGAACCTAGAGAAACACTGAGTAGGAGCCTCACCTGGTGAGATCAGGAGGACAGTGAAGGACTGCATAATGTAGTAAGAAGAGTAACAACAATCTAAGTTTAAGATATGCCTTACCATATATCttgatgtgtgaccttgggtaaattgCTAAACCTGACTGAGCTTTAGGTCATTATCAGTAAAATAGAGGTAATAATATACCTTCCATGCATGGAGATAAAATGAGCTTATAGGTATGAAAGCACCTGGCATAATGGCTGGTAAACAGTGATTGTGGGATAAATGTTAGTCCTGTGCCTCAAGAGGAACTTTACATATTTGTCTTAATTCTTCTTATCCTATAGAAGTCCTAAATATGTCTTCCCCAGTGTGGACAGTTTCATTAGATTGGATCATTGTCAGTTTTAATAATGACCTAATGGAGAAGTCAGTACATGAGAAGgtaaggaattttctttttcaacctgATGTGACCTACCAAGTAGCGGGTAGGTAATAGGTCATCCCTGGGTTATAGGGCAGCCAGAAACAACACTTCAGCAACAGGGATGGCTTGGCAGCCAAtgtgaaatggacaaattaaaCAATATTCCTGACTTTCCTGGACAATTGGGTAGGGAAAATCTATTTCAGGAAAGTCCCAACTCTTGGGGGATACTCTGCCTGCTATAGGTCCATGCAAATCATGAAATGGTGAGATACTTGGTACGACATAGCTTGATGCACCAGACAGGATAGAATTTGGAGACTTTCAGTATGGTATTGTTAGAAGGGCTTTTAGAAGCACTTAGTCCCATTCCCTTACAGTATATATGGACAAGTTGAggtccagagagagaaaaatgcttACCCAATATCACACAGAGAGCAGGGAAAGAGCTGGGCCTGGTGGAATCTTTTAGATGCTACACTaccttcttaatttttaaactgtGAATCCATCGGCCACAACTGAAACCAACAACCCTTTATCCAGGACTATTTGGTGTGGCTTAAGGGGTATTATCCTAAGGCCTGATAATATCCTCCTGACTACCTGAAAAATAATCCCCCCTTACGTCAGCTGCTTTCTGAGAAAAATTTCCCAGAACATCAGAGCCTAGCTTTCCTCCCTCAGGGAAGGATTGAATTTCCTTCAAGTATTGCATAccctcagaagaaagaaaagggtttGACATTGACTCAAAGAGCTTTGTTGAAAAGGTTTTACCTTGAAAAAGAAGGTATAGTACCAAGCCCCTCTCTTGTCCTGGGATCAGGACTTAGAAAAGCAAAGGTCTGTGGTATGTGTGATgattataaagaatgaaaaagccTAGTTTTGGGGGTGCAGGCCCCTTTATGAGGTCCATTCtgggtccttttttaaaaaaattttcttctcttatcaTCAAAAAGAGGTTAAGATCTTTTGACGACACAACACCTCTGTGTCTGGCCTCTATCCCCATCTTGTGATTCCTTCTCAATAGAAGATTAGCTTAGATAAATAATTACaatgtttataaaatgcaaatgttgggacttatttttattatatttatttcaatatGTATCTTAGACctagatgctttttaaaaagtgaagccATAATCCTACAGAGCTGTCCAGCTGGCAGGGAATTTTGAGCCCAGCCAAGCTGATCTCCTCACTATATGGATGAGTTGGGGACACTGAGATCAAGGTAAACAGAAGGAGTTATTGGCCATTTAGTATGTTTCCAGTCTTGGGTTTGTGGTATAAGACCCTCCATATAAATGGAATACCTGCCTCCAGGTCTAGAGGACATTCACAGACAGTGGGTGGGGGGGATCCacattctctcacacacacacacacacacacacacacacacacacacacacacacacacaaattgatttaaatttaacatttatgAAGTGAATAGTCCCTTGAGCTCCAGTTCTGTCTTTTTAAGTCCCAGCTCAAATCGAGAGATTTGGAGAAGGTAGAGAGGTGCACTctaaaatgtgtgaaaatataGTTGTAGAAAGAACAATATTTTTAGGAACATTAAATCTGCTACTAATGCTTTGTGGCCTGGAGCAAAGTATTTTCCTTCTCAGGTGAGTTAATTCAATGTCTCTTCTAACTTTGAGGTTCTAGAATTTTCTGGATCACTGAGCACCAGGATAGGATGGCCTAATATGCATCAGTCATGGATAGCTGAGTTCTTTCTAACCACACAAAGAGCACCAAGCTAATACCTATCTAGCTTCTCCctctaataaaatgaaataagcagGGGTACGTCAAGGGTCCCTCCACCCTACATTGGGTATCACTTGGCTATTACTGAAGCATAGTTTCATAAAAGGCTATTCTGATTCTCAGGGGTATAAATGAGGATGAAGGAAGACCCCCACAAAATAATGCTACTATGGGATAATCAAGACCTCTTTTGGGGTATGTGTCCAGCATTAGGTTTCCACAAATAGCACAGACAAACTGGGGCATGTCCACAGGGAAGTGAGTTACCTCAGGAGGTAGTAAGAAGCCAAGTCCTGTGAAGAACAGTTGAAGGAACAGAGGCTGTTTAGCCTGGAGACAAGATAAAGGGGCATGGTTTCTGTCCTCAGAACCCTAAAGAGGTGTTACAGCATAGAGGGAGAAGATAAATTCCTTGTGTCTCCAAGATATAAGGCTGAGGTCTTTGAATGGAAACCACACAGTTGTGGATTTAGTTCAACACAAGGAAGAACTTTCTAACAGATGGAACTGCCTCTGGATAGACAAGATGTTTAGAGAAGTAGTGAATTCTCAGTCACAGTAAGTATGTGAATAGCTattctgagcattttttcatgacaGTGAAAGGTGGATATAGGTTATTTATAAGGTCTCATCTAGCTCTTGACAACATTACTTCTTGGGGGGGGAGGGATCTTAACAAGGATCAAAACCAAGGAGCAGAGGGCTAAAATATAATGGCAAAACTTCATGTGAAAGTCAATAGATAGAGGAGGGATTTGGGTGGCATTAGGCACATTTTTAATATCCATGAGATATGACAGTACTAGATAGTCATGTGGATGTTTTTTAAGAGAAGATCCTTTCCAATTTTTACCCAAACTTATTTCCTTCCTGGCTTCTTCAACATCCTTCAAACATATACTTCCCTTCTGCCCAAAACTGAGAGAATCTGGAACATTGGTTGAGAATACTTACCTACTCAGCAGGAGTAGGACTTCCTTGGTAGGCATTCAatcccacctctccctccacccccagcctttGTCTATGCCAACAGTTGCTGCCAGGCTCCCTTTTGCTACCTTACCATAGGTGACCACCAGTAGGTGGCTCAGGAGCCGCAGGCCCAGTAAGAGTCCCATCACAGTCAGAGCGATTTCTGTCCTTTCTTCCAGCTTCCTGATGCCAAAAACACTTGAACTCCTGATGTCTGCCAGTGTCTGTGCCTGCCCACTTCCCTTTCTTCCCTATATCTCTtactcagactcccagtcccatCTCGCATTCCCCTTCCTTCTCTATTTCAGCAGAAGTCACATGAGCACACCCCTCCCTCCTCTACTTGGGTTGGAGGTTTTTAGCGTGAGTGGAGCAATTCATCCCCCTGCTAGAGCATTGACTTGACTTCTTCTGGATCCAATAGGGTTTCTGGCCTTTGATCTCCCAGgctgtgtttactttttttcctccacaagATGAGGTTGAGGGATGACCTTTGGGGTATCCCTTTCCACTATgggggtatttttctttctgtcggATCCAGGTAGAAGAGATCAACTTTGCTGGCCTAGGCAATATTCAGCAGTCATGTTGTCAATCCCTATCTGTTCAGTCTATGTAAATAACCAGAGGTGGAGGTGGGTACCTATGGGCTTCAGAGTACAAGAGATTAAGTTTATAAAAGAgcttttttatataataatataaaaatttacttGGCATATTGTACATTTActggtttatttctttgtttaaataaTTGGTAAACCAACAAATAAGGCTGTTATGGGGGAATATACTCTCATATCTCATATGGAAAAAGCTCTTTGAATTACTTTCTCCAATAGCTCTGCTTATTTGGTGGTAAGTGTTCCCATTAATTCCCATTACTGCTCACAAGGAATctgctatttatttcatttatgggAAAGTTAAGTCTAGAATCTAGTGTACTTTCTAATTGGTCTGACATTGGTATCCTCAATTAGGTCAAACTTTTCAGTGGCTTTCCATTGGTACATACCCCTGACCTATCAGAGATGGATATTAAGCATTCTAGGAAGCTTAATTGATTTTTCTCACAGGCTCCAGAGTGACTCTAAGTCCACCAGAGGTCTACATCTAGGTTTGGCAATGCCAACAATCTactaaactttgaaaatataaacacttctaaaaggaaaaatacattcaaCAAATTCATACTGAAGTAAAAGTAACTTCTAAATCTAGCTTTCTTTTTAGGGGGATAGAGAGGCCTTGGTTGGAGAGGAGTGAGCTTTGAACAGAGGGGGAGTGGGACTCCAAAGAGAGACATTATCTCCTCTATACTCTTGTCAAGGGATGGTTACATGTAGCTGATACTGGGTCTATGAAAGGGCTAAGAGGATATTCCAGTATTTCAGACCCTTTGATTATCACATGGCATTCTGTCAAGCCCCCTTGCATTCCAGATTCAATCCCCCTTGTCTGGATGTCCCTTGGTTTTTAGTTATTTCCTTCAATCTACCTCACTGGAATTTCTAGTCATTCTTTTCTTCTGGGCCTCACTCAGGTAACTCCAAACTTTGGAGACTCcatcttttgtattttccagCCAACCCCCCACCACTGCTACTACCATTCACACACACCCCCTCACACACTCCCTCTCCACACCCTCCATTATATAGTCTTTCTTGAAGAAGAGCTGGAAAGCCCATGCCTCATTGGACAGGTGTCAATTTCTTTCTGGCCTGGTGACTGCATTTTTTAAACTACTTCTTGCCTCTTGTTAGGATCTCATGGATCTGAAGATAAAGCAATGCCTTTGAGAGCATGCACAGCATTTCTCTGGCAAAGACTTCAAGTCCTGCAGTGCACTTAGTAAACCTGTTGAGCAAGAACATTGAAGGGGAAGTTAGGAAGCCCAGAGACAGGAGTGGCTCTGAATATACTTCATTCCGAAACTTTAGGCAAGTTAAATGGCTCTGAACCTTAGCTTCCCCAAGTGTAACATGAGTGCTCTTAGTCTTGATACTTGTATCTTTTCTGATCTTAAAAACTAAACTGCTCTATAATATAATAACTACTATAATAATGACAGctactatttatttttccctttatgtcaacattttttccaactcttttttaaattactcaatgaattttattacatttatagttgtacgatgatcatcacgatccaattttatagtatttccaccccaaacccccagtacttcctcccacccctcaacctgtctcatttggaaaccgtaagtttttcaaagtctgtgagtcagtatctattcttcaagaagttcattgtgtccttttttcagattccacttgcAGGTGATAGCATATTGGCATC
Above is a genomic segment from Sus scrofa isolate TJ Tabasco breed Duroc chromosome X, Sscrofa11.1, whole genome shotgun sequence containing:
- the VSIG4 gene encoding V-set and immunoglobulin domain-containing protein 4 isoform X1, producing MGLLLGLRLLSHLLVVTYGHPILEVPKSVTGPWKGDVNIPCTYGPLQGYTQVLVKWLVQHGSDPVTVFLRDSSGDHIQQAKYRGRLHVNHEVPGDVSLQLNTLEMDDQSHYTCEVTWQTPDGNQVVRDKIIELHVQKLSVSKPTVTTGSGYGFTVPQGMRISLQCQAQGSPPISYAWYKKQTKNEAPIKIGALGTLLFKPAVVTDSGSYFCTAKGRVGSEQHSDTVKFVVKDSSNPLEAKTKTPPTMQSPLEGKGLPIFAIILIISLCCIMVITLTYIMLCRKTSQQEHVYEVARVHAREASDSGESMRVAIFASGCSSEDPPSQTLGNDYSDEPCLGQEYQIIAQVNGDYTRLLHTVPRNYEHPTTKGKGVC
- the VSIG4 gene encoding V-set and immunoglobulin domain-containing protein 4 isoform X2 gives rise to the protein MGLLLGLRLLSHLLVVTYGHPILEVPKSVTGPWKGDVNIPCTYGPLQGYTQVLVKWLVQHGSDPVTVFLRDSSGDHIQQAKYRGRLHVNHEVPGDVSLQLNTLEMDDQSHYTCEVTWQTPDGNQVVRDKIIELHVQKLSVSKPTVTTGSGYGFTVPQGMRISLQCQAQGSPPISYAWYKKQTKNEAPIKIGALGTLLFKPAVVTDSGSYFCTAKGRVGSEQHSDTVKFVVKDSSNPLEAKTKTPPTMQSPLEATSTVNSSWVWTTEMDGYIEKTSTGPEHVYEVARVHAREASDSGESMRVAIFASGCSSEDPPSQTLGNDYSDEPCLGQEYQIIAQVNGDYTRLLHTVPRNYEHPTTKGKGVC
- the VSIG4 gene encoding V-set and immunoglobulin domain-containing protein 4 isoform X3, which encodes MGLLLGLRLLSHLLVVTYGHPILEVPKSVTGPWKGDVNIPCTYGPLQGYTQVLVKWLVQHGSDPVTVFLRDSSGDHIQQAKYRGRLHVNHEVPGDVSLQLNTLEMDDQSHYTCEVTWQTPDGNQVVRDKIIELHVQKLSVSKPTVTTGSGYGFTVPQGMRISLQCQAQGSPPISYAWYKKQTKNEAPIKIGALGTLLFKPAVVTDSGSYFCTAKGRVGSEQHSDTVKFVVKDSSNPLEAKTKTPPTMQSPLEATSTVNSSWVWTTEMDGYIEKTSTGPGKGLPIFAIILIISLCCIMVITLTYIMLCRKTSQQGCMPGRPVTLVNP
- the VSIG4 gene encoding V-set and immunoglobulin domain-containing protein 4 precursor (The RefSeq protein has 2 substitutions compared to this genomic sequence) — protein: MGLLLGLRLLSHLLVVTYGHPILEVPKSVTGPWKGDVNIPCTYGPLQGYTQVLVKWLVQYGSDPVTVFLRDSSGDHIQQAKYRGRLHVNHEVPGDVSLQLNTLGMDDQSHYTCEVTWQTPDGNQVVRDKIIELHVQKLSVSKPTVTTGSGYGFTVPQGMRISLQCQAQGSPPISYAWYKKQTKNEAPIKIGALGTLLFKPAVVTDSGSYFCTAKGRVGSEQHSDTVKFVVKDSSNPLEAKTKTPPTMQSPLEATSTVNSSWVWTTEMDGYIEKTSTGPGKGLPIFAIILIISLCCIMVITLTYIMLCRKTSQQEHVYEVARVHAREASDSGESMRVAIFASGCSSEDPPSQTLGNDYSDEPCLGQEYQIIAQVNGDYTRLLHTVPRNYEHPTTKGKGVC